A DNA window from Methanococcus voltae PS contains the following coding sequences:
- a CDS encoding PKD domain-containing protein codes for MKLKILLFLTIILFSISFCNAEQCYYHYDSDNQLLTFKVPEIPANGEVTYYVNEDVNSANYSNPNEVYDFYCDASTYNPNDWTIVGATVSVVNDRVQLAVTDSADTYDDGYMYYNRDINSLSTVKMYGQLRNGGQFALGNYLMGGTDVASNSRFQSGVATYFYTYNDAPDAYNIIADDNDHYHEITMTPSYSIYTLDSEKKTREKTSTMTDEKLFYRNFRTGTQSFKWMGLQKYNENIVISKSLENGKLKVTIKNNNNYNVANYQIDCKITELNPTINSFNIPNQYIETDEGLQIQKDKEVINLGDSVQFSVISNYDIDSYTWDFGDGTTESTTTNIIAHTYAKSGDYTVVCKAILTNGDVKYNKIDFIVGTKISNAEIKFLDELTGGTPSNLSINGVLFTNNNYLVNISNNTNYNVTYPEYSTITFTSSDGLIRQVETTNLSSYEILLPPANTYVVQYNIISYSDDKIEVKTTDLKTINVGNKDVVAHLIKGKTYNIFVNGNFYKQIIAKDPDTIYINQNANQEIGSIFDNKLSERIEYNIQPNGQYGQYLVVLSNKDKAIGKVIVVTEKNTDTYITYNEINSTFALTRGYNELDASIYRCEENSEILYDIFVNQNYQNYDVTNYTKFQILTKKIYFESYEPPYFTFTFYLVLCFLISAILFVILSASSGNLHLSLLVSSVIFAVVQDIFHIGAIGKISSGLFLSIAILAWVWTVFKRGAENG; via the coding sequence ATGAAACTAAAAATTTTACTATTTTTAACGATAATTTTATTTTCAATTTCGTTCTGTAATGCAGAACAGTGTTATTATCATTATGATTCAGATAATCAACTTTTAACTTTTAAAGTTCCAGAAATTCCTGCAAATGGTGAAGTTACTTATTATGTTAATGAAGATGTAAATTCGGCTAACTATAGTAATCCAAATGAGGTTTATGACTTCTACTGCGATGCTTCTACTTATAACCCAAACGATTGGACAATTGTAGGAGCTACTGTTTCTGTTGTGAACGATAGGGTACAATTAGCGGTGACCGATTCGGCAGATACATACGATGACGGATATATGTATTATAACAGGGATATTAACAGTCTTAGCACCGTGAAAATGTACGGACAACTTAGAAATGGGGGTCAATTTGCATTAGGAAACTATCTTATGGGAGGTACTGACGTTGCTTCTAATTCACGTTTCCAATCGGGTGTAGCTACGTATTTTTACACTTATAATGATGCACCAGACGCATATAATATAATAGCAGATGATAATGACCATTACCATGAAATTACGATGACTCCTAGCTATAGTATATATACATTAGATTCTGAAAAGAAAACAAGAGAAAAAACATCTACAATGACTGATGAAAAATTATTCTATCGTAATTTCCGAACTGGAACTCAATCGTTCAAATGGATGGGCTTACAAAAATACAATGAAAATATTGTAATCTCAAAAAGTTTAGAAAATGGAAAATTAAAAGTTACTATTAAAAATAATAACAATTACAACGTTGCAAACTATCAAATAGATTGTAAAATTACAGAATTAAATCCAACAATAAATAGTTTTAATATACCTAATCAGTATATTGAAACGGATGAAGGATTACAAATTCAAAAAGATAAAGAAGTTATTAATTTAGGGGATTCAGTACAATTTTCGGTAATTTCCAATTATGATATAGATAGTTATACTTGGGATTTTGGAGATGGAACGACCGAATCAACCACTACTAACATTATAGCACATACGTATGCTAAATCGGGTGATTATACCGTAGTATGTAAAGCTATTTTAACCAACGGTGATGTAAAATATAATAAAATAGATTTTATAGTAGGTACAAAAATATCAAATGCCGAAATTAAATTTTTAGATGAATTAACAGGGGGAACTCCAAGTAATTTATCGATAAACGGTGTTTTATTTACTAACAATAATTATTTAGTAAATATATCAAACAATACAAATTATAATGTAACTTACCCAGAATATTCAACAATAACTTTTACATCTTCAGATGGATTAATACGGCAAGTTGAAACAACCAATTTATCAAGTTATGAAATATTATTACCGCCTGCAAATACTTATGTTGTACAATATAATATTATATCATATTCTGATGATAAAATAGAAGTTAAAACAACTGATTTAAAAACAATAAATGTAGGTAATAAAGATGTTGTAGCTCACTTAATAAAAGGTAAGACATATAATATTTTTGTAAATGGTAATTTTTATAAACAAATAATTGCAAAAGACCCTGATACAATATATATTAATCAAAATGCAAACCAAGAAATTGGAAGTATTTTTGATAATAAATTATCTGAAAGAATTGAGTACAATATTCAACCAAACGGGCAGTACGGGCAGTATTTAGTTGTTTTATCAAATAAAGATAAAGCAATAGGTAAAGTTATTGTAGTTACTGAAAAAAATACTGATACATACATTACATATAATGAAATAAACAGCACTTTCGCATTAACTCGGGGATATAACGAATTAGATGCTTCAATATATCGTTGTGAAGAAAATTCTGAAATTTTATATGATATATTTGTAAATCAAAATTATCAAAATTATGATGTAACAAACTATACTAAATTTCAAATATTAACTAAAAAAATCTATTTTGAATCTTATGAACCGCCTTATTTTACATTTACTTTTTATTTAGTTCTATGCTTTTTGATATCTGCAATATTATTTGTAATTTTATCAGCTTCAAGTGGTAATTTGCATTTATCTTTATTGGTATCATCGGTTATATTTGCAGTAGTTCAGGATATATTTCATATTGGAGCTATTGGTAAAATATCGAGCGGTTTATTCTTATCTATTGCTATATTAGCGTGGGTATGGACAGTTTTTAAAAGGGGTGCAGAAAATGGCTAA
- a CDS encoding recombinase family protein, which translates to MIIGYARVSTKEQNIEKYIEELKKAGCEKIYFEKISGAKSQRPEFQKMMETIRKNDIVVVSDLTRLSRSMKDLINTMELFKSKGVQLKSIKESWINTTTAQGELMFNIFSALAEFERKLIKERTKNGLDIARSRGRVGGRPKVDNNKLEMAIKLYNSGECTLKEIKEITGISKTTLYRYLEK; encoded by the coding sequence ATGATTATTGGTTATGCAAGAGTATCAACCAAGGAACAGAATATTGAAAAGTATATTGAGGAACTTAAAAAAGCAGGTTGTGAAAAAATCTACTTTGAAAAGATTTCAGGGGCTAAATCACAACGTCCAGAGTTTCAAAAGATGATGGAAACTATTCGGAAGAATGATATTGTTGTAGTTTCAGATTTAACTCGTTTATCTCGCAGTATGAAAGATTTAATAAATACTATGGAATTATTTAAATCTAAGGGCGTTCAATTAAAAAGTATAAAAGAAAGCTGGATTAATACAACAACTGCACAGGGTGAGTTAATGTTTAATATTTTTTCCGCTTTGGCAGAATTTGAACGTAAATTAATAAAAGAAAGAACTAAAAACGGTTTAGATATTGCACGTTCACGGGGTCGAGTTGGTGGTCGTCCCAAAGTTGATAATAATAAGTTAGAAATGGCTATTAAATTATATAATTCTGGTGAATGTACATTAAAAGAAATAAAAGAGATTACTGGAATTAGTAAGACTACTTTGTATAGATATTTGGAAAAATAA
- a CDS encoding DUF2080 family transposase-associated protein, which produces MASTSKIDANVYWGVIAQHGNSARFSMPKSEIDKEAILIVLPDNQYLKDRIIESLVEKEPEEA; this is translated from the coding sequence ATGGCAAGTACATCAAAAATTGATGCTAACGTTTACTGGGGAGTAATTGCTCAACACGGTAATTCTGCAAGATTTTCAATGCCAAAATCTGAAATTGATAAAGAAGCGATTTTAATCGTATTACCTGATAATCAATACCTTAAAGATAGAATTATCGAGTCTTTAGTTGAAAAAGAACCCGAAGAGGCTTAA
- a CDS encoding DUF2080 family transposase-associated protein, whose protein sequence is MVIITKERLIKPRGNGAEIAVSRKHLGKLGIGIILEDENELKKLKNDLINLGYELEV, encoded by the coding sequence ATGGTAATAATAACAAAAGAGAGACTTATAAAACCAAGGGGCAACGGGGCAGAAATTGCAGTATCTCGTAAGCATTTGGGTAAATTAGGTATCGGAATCATATTAGAAGATGAAAACGAACTTAAAAAGTTAAAAAATGACTTAATAAACTTAGGTTATGAATTGGAGGTTTAA
- a CDS encoding tyrosine-type recombinase/integrase, with protein sequence MKEVKRLIAFNRNEQYNIEEYVERYKYERELDGIAKSTLQIDVTKLKVFLRYCNLTLKRKPENLTKLDFGKFFMYLSNERKIAKNTEIRYYNLLVMFYKVMKFDNFEEFETECKERKRFKKFDKKHYDYVTTQDMDLIFQKLYNKNNYTQDRDAVLLRTLWDTGCRVSEILNSRLKDYDSKNGVIVITKSKNYTERRVILANDTKEALNYIITKNRNKNDNDYLFQKLNGEQINRNAIYRVFNACVKELKAEGKLAKNRRIVLHSIRHGCCVNLLTKGVNLDEVSRYMGHNRVETTMIYAHNRERTNESLNNIKNIL encoded by the coding sequence ATGAAAGAGGTAAAACGATTAATTGCATTCAATAGAAACGAACAGTATAATATCGAGGAATACGTGGAAAGATACAAATATGAACGTGAACTTGATGGAATTGCTAAAAGCACACTTCAAATCGATGTAACTAAACTAAAAGTATTCCTTAGGTATTGTAACTTAACATTAAAACGAAAACCTGAAAATCTAACAAAATTAGATTTTGGAAAGTTCTTTATGTATTTATCAAATGAACGAAAGATTGCTAAAAATACAGAAATAAGGTATTATAACCTTTTAGTGATGTTTTACAAAGTTATGAAGTTTGATAACTTTGAAGAATTTGAAACAGAGTGTAAAGAACGTAAACGGTTTAAAAAGTTCGATAAGAAGCATTACGATTATGTAACTACTCAAGATATGGACTTAATATTCCAAAAACTCTATAATAAAAATAATTACACCCAGGATAGGGATGCAGTTCTTCTAAGAACTTTATGGGATACTGGATGCAGAGTTTCAGAAATTCTCAATAGTAGACTGAAAGATTACGATAGTAAAAATGGAGTAATTGTAATAACTAAATCCAAGAACTACACCGAAAGAAGGGTAATATTAGCAAATGATACCAAAGAAGCTTTAAACTATATTATTACAAAGAATAGAAATAAAAATGATAATGATTACTTATTTCAGAAGCTTAACGGTGAGCAAATAAATAGAAATGCAATATATCGAGTTTTTAACGCTTGTGTTAAAGAATTAAAAGCAGAAGGTAAACTTGCTAAAAATAGAAGAATTGTTTTACATTCCATAAGACATGGTTGTTGTGTAAATCTACTAACGAAAGGGGTTAATTTAGATGAAGTAAGTAGGTATATGGGTCATAATAGGGTAGAAACGACTATGATTTACGCACACAATCGAGAAAGGACAAATGAAAGCTTAAATAATATAAAAAATATTCTATAG
- a CDS encoding HNH endonuclease has protein sequence MPDKEVKTVEDMIYYQYAKIMAKSASRNGKKMGYGFIKTKFRNLKSGKISWSSIMREDLQFVESEKKCIYCGCTENLTKDHIIPKSLKVNERCKDCDNIQGIHNIIWACKSCNSKKGKRGLYEVYNRIYPEDDKFFDKIPSLVEKKYLKLVYRCCSCANKLDCEIDPKEGSVLDIDCCLKEFK, from the coding sequence ATGCCTGATAAAGAAGTAAAAACCGTTGAAGATATGATATATTACCAATACGCCAAAATAATGGCCAAAAGTGCCTCTAGAAATGGTAAAAAAATGGGTTATGGTTTTATAAAGACTAAATTTAGGAATTTGAAGAGTGGTAAAATTTCATGGTCTAGTATTATGAGGGAGGACTTACAATTTGTAGAATCTGAAAAGAAGTGTATTTATTGCGGTTGCACCGAAAATCTAACTAAAGACCATATTATTCCTAAATCGCTTAAGGTAAATGAGAGATGTAAAGATTGCGATAATATCCAAGGTATTCATAACATAATTTGGGCTTGTAAATCTTGCAATAGTAAAAAAGGTAAACGAGGACTTTATGAGGTATATAATCGAATTTATCCCGAAGATGATAAATTTTTCGATAAAATTCCTTCTTTGGTAGAAAAAAAATATTTAAAACTAGTATATAGATGTTGTAGTTGTGCTAACAAGTTAGATTGCGAAATTGACCCAAAAGAGGGTTCAGTATTAGATATAGATTGCTGTTTAAAAGAATTTAAATAA
- a CDS encoding DUF2334 domain-containing protein, with protein MKEIKNSKKSKESTESNESNESKFKLSSKYCIILLFLVLITTLMFFNTFHTKYDPLKYVSNDKQIYSASTPIVLVHDVSPVYFEEMEEIIEVLDNNHYSTRTYLFVITNHAGDNNLSDYPKFVEYLHELNDRGYHIQYHGYDHIGGEYNCSEAIANEKTDKSLKILENCGFNTKKINYVITPRYILSKDSENNFLKRNFTIIVNSYILKPKINKDIEKVIITNKEYTWYTPENCTEKVKNISLIDYKTSLKENKQFTLSIHPKAVNYGNGLEILDYFLFESNKEILDYYQ; from the coding sequence ATGAAAGAAATAAAAAACTCTAAAAAATCGAAAGAATCCACTGAATCTAACGAATCTAACGAATCCAAATTTAAATTATCGTCTAAATATTGTATAATATTGTTATTTTTGGTATTAATTACCACCTTAATGTTTTTTAATACATTTCATACAAAATATGACCCTTTAAAATATGTATCCAATGATAAGCAAATCTATAGCGCTTCAACACCCATAGTTTTGGTACATGATGTAAGTCCAGTCTATTTCGAAGAAATGGAAGAAATAATAGAAGTTTTAGATAATAATCATTATTCTACTAGAACTTATTTATTTGTTATAACTAACCACGCAGGCGATAATAATCTGTCGGATTATCCCAAATTCGTAGAATATCTACACGAATTAAATGATAGGGGATATCACATCCAATATCACGGTTATGACCATATTGGTGGCGAATACAATTGTAGTGAGGCTATAGCGAATGAAAAGACTGATAAATCCCTTAAAATCTTAGAAAACTGTGGTTTTAATACAAAAAAGATAAATTACGTTATTACTCCGAGATATATATTATCCAAGGATTCGGAAAATAACTTTTTAAAAAGAAACTTTACAATAATTGTGAATTCTTATATATTAAAACCTAAAATAAATAAAGACATTGAAAAAGTTATAATTACTAATAAAGAATATACTTGGTATACTCCGGAAAATTGTACTGAAAAGGTAAAGAATATTTCATTGATTGATTATAAAACTAGTTTGAAGGAAAATAAACAATTTACTTTATCAATTCACCCAAAAGCAGTGAATTACGGTAATGGTTTAGAAATTTTAGATTATTTCCTTTTCGAATCAAATAAAGAAATTTTAGATTATTATCAATAA
- the leuS gene encoding leucine--tRNA ligase, translated as MLNTEKTNTKDRKELNFTEIADKWQKIWEDNKIFETEYNKYADTDGNPSKEKFFITAAFPYLNGVLHAGHLRTFTIPETLARYNRMKGKNVLWTFGYHVTGTPILGLAELIKNRNEHTVWAYNNLHKIPMDELLELNTPQNIVNCFSEKATEAFKKMGFSLDWRRNFKTDDKVFSKFIEWQFYTLKEKGYISKGSHPVRYCPNCDNPVEDHDLLHGEEATTVEYTLIKFTTKYDDKECIVPMATLRPETVFGVTNAWVNPNETYVLAEVYDEIQKMDSEEINTQFNGYWIMGKECAYKLSEQDKKIDIIKEMKGNELIDNKVMLKNPVSQKMVPLFPADFVEMGIGTGCVMSVPAHAPYDYIALKDLDAIAEVPGDEENGKVSLIGLVSVDGYGKFPAKEIVEKLGIKNQEDDELLEQATSKIYKDEFHKGKLNENCGIYEGIPVKDIKEKLTKDHIANGLAEVMYEFSEQNVVCRCGQKCIIKTVKGQWFITYSDDEWKRLAHECIDDMNFKPESFRQEFHNKVDWMKDKACARRKGLGTRLPFDKEWMIESLSDSTIYMAYYTIARFINVQNISTEQLKPELFDYVFLGKGDIESVSELTNISKETIIDMRREFLYFYPLDWRCSAKDLVPNHLTFMIFNHAAIFGEQNKGLWPRGIEVNGYVTIEGKKLSKSKGPVLPVMEVAEKYGADVGRFYITTCAELPQDADIKFKEMEKARDNLTKFYEMALDLKEVNTRVEETKLSRIDMWLLHKLYNAVSIADEAYTDFQLRKISILFYELMNDLRWYKRRGGENKSVLREVIVVWNKLLMPVTPHLCEEIWQELGYEGFVSLEKFPIIKQEFLNNDLERGEEFIKSTMEDTRSILSVAKIQPSKIYVYTADDWKYNLMEFMHDNQDKNVKQIIPLVMQNVEFKQQGKAVVKLINEFMKIGVKNTINEEEILENAKEFLSSEFDAEIIVNGEDVMNKKKFAIPYKIAIYME; from the coding sequence ATTTTGAATACGGAAAAAACCAATACAAAAGACAGAAAAGAGTTAAATTTTACAGAAATTGCTGACAAATGGCAAAAAATCTGGGAAGATAATAAAATATTTGAAACAGAATACAATAAATACGCAGACACAGATGGGAATCCTTCAAAAGAAAAATTCTTTATAACCGCCGCATTTCCATACTTAAATGGGGTATTACACGCAGGACACTTAAGAACATTTACTATTCCGGAAACACTCGCAAGATACAACAGAATGAAGGGTAAAAACGTACTTTGGACATTCGGATATCACGTTACGGGAACCCCAATATTAGGACTTGCAGAATTAATCAAAAACAGAAACGAGCACACCGTTTGGGCATACAACAATCTCCACAAAATACCTATGGACGAGCTTTTAGAATTAAATACGCCTCAAAATATCGTAAATTGTTTTTCAGAAAAAGCAACCGAAGCTTTTAAGAAAATGGGTTTCTCTTTAGATTGGAGAAGAAATTTCAAGACTGATGACAAAGTATTTTCTAAATTCATCGAATGGCAATTTTATACCTTAAAAGAAAAAGGATACATCTCAAAAGGTTCTCACCCTGTTAGATACTGCCCTAACTGTGATAACCCGGTTGAAGACCATGATTTATTACACGGCGAGGAAGCTACAACCGTAGAATACACGCTCATCAAATTTACAACCAAATACGATGACAAAGAATGTATCGTACCAATGGCTACCCTTAGGCCTGAAACCGTATTCGGAGTTACTAACGCGTGGGTAAACCCTAATGAAACATACGTACTCGCTGAAGTTTACGACGAAATCCAAAAAATGGATAGCGAAGAAATAAACACACAATTCAATGGCTACTGGATAATGGGCAAAGAATGTGCTTATAAATTATCAGAACAAGATAAAAAAATTGATATAATTAAAGAAATGAAAGGTAATGAGCTTATAGATAATAAAGTAATGCTTAAAAACCCAGTTTCTCAAAAAATGGTTCCTTTATTCCCTGCGGATTTTGTAGAAATGGGTATCGGTACCGGTTGCGTTATGAGCGTACCTGCTCACGCTCCTTACGATTACATCGCATTAAAAGACTTAGACGCAATTGCCGAAGTTCCGGGTGATGAAGAAAACGGAAAAGTAAGTTTAATTGGTCTTGTTAGTGTCGATGGTTATGGAAAATTCCCTGCAAAAGAAATCGTTGAAAAATTAGGAATTAAAAACCAAGAAGACGATGAATTATTAGAGCAAGCTACGAGTAAAATTTATAAAGATGAATTCCACAAAGGAAAATTAAACGAAAACTGTGGAATCTACGAAGGAATTCCTGTAAAAGACATTAAGGAAAAATTAACAAAAGACCATATCGCAAATGGACTCGCCGAAGTGATGTACGAGTTTTCAGAACAAAATGTTGTATGTAGATGTGGTCAAAAATGTATCATAAAAACCGTTAAAGGTCAATGGTTCATTACTTACTCAGACGATGAATGGAAGAGACTAGCTCACGAATGTATTGACGATATGAACTTTAAACCTGAAAGTTTTAGGCAAGAATTCCACAATAAAGTTGACTGGATGAAAGATAAGGCTTGTGCAAGAAGAAAAGGTTTAGGTACAAGATTACCATTTGATAAAGAATGGATGATTGAAAGTTTATCCGATAGTACTATTTACATGGCTTACTATACGATTGCAAGATTTATAAACGTTCAAAATATCTCAACAGAGCAATTAAAGCCTGAATTATTCGATTACGTATTTTTAGGAAAAGGTGACATTGAAAGTGTTTCAGAACTTACAAACATATCAAAAGAAACAATAATTGATATGAGAAGAGAATTCCTTTATTTCTACCCGTTAGATTGGAGATGTTCCGCAAAAGACCTTGTCCCTAACCATTTGACCTTTATGATATTCAACCACGCTGCAATATTCGGAGAACAGAATAAAGGTTTATGGCCAAGAGGAATTGAGGTAAACGGTTACGTTACAATTGAGGGTAAGAAACTATCCAAGTCAAAAGGGCCAGTTTTACCAGTCATGGAAGTTGCTGAGAAATATGGTGCTGACGTTGGTAGATTCTACATAACGACTTGCGCAGAATTGCCACAAGACGCAGATATTAAATTTAAAGAAATGGAAAAAGCAAGAGATAATTTAACAAAATTCTACGAAATGGCTTTAGATTTAAAAGAAGTAAATACTAGAGTTGAAGAAACCAAATTATCAAGGATTGATATGTGGTTATTGCATAAACTTTACAATGCAGTTAGTATTGCAGATGAAGCCTACACCGATTTCCAACTTAGAAAAATTAGCATTTTATTCTATGAATTGATGAACGACTTAAGATGGTACAAGAGAAGAGGTGGGGAAAATAAAAGCGTACTTAGAGAAGTAATCGTAGTATGGAATAAACTTTTAATGCCTGTAACCCCTCACTTATGCGAAGAAATTTGGCAAGAATTAGGCTACGAAGGATTTGTATCTCTCGAAAAATTCCCAATCATTAAACAAGAATTCCTTAATAATGATTTAGAACGTGGAGAAGAATTTATTAAGTCTACAATGGAAGATACAAGAAGTATATTATCAGTTGCAAAAATTCAGCCATCTAAAATATATGTATATACCGCGGATGACTGGAAATATAATTTAATGGAATTTATGCACGATAACCAGGATAAAAACGTTAAACAGATTATTCCACTTGTAATGCAAAATGTAGAGTTTAAACAACAAGGAAAAGCAGTTGTAAAACTCATTAATGAATTTATGAAAATCGGTGTTAAAAATACAATTAATGAAGAAGAAATACTTGAAAATGCAAAAGAATTCTTATCTTCAGAATTTGACGCTGAAATTATCGTAAATGGTGAAGATGTTATGAATAAAAAGAAATTTGCAATTCCTTACAAAATAGCAATTTATATGGAATAA
- a CDS encoding radical SAM protein, giving the protein MVLFITGLCNRKCYYCPLSENRKNKDVIYANERKISGIDEAIDEAKICGSKGVGITGGNPILKIDRTCEYLKALKDHFGKDFHAHLYTTLEITEEHLQKLKEAGLDEIRLHPRMENLKNQDKKEDKKEVELNKLVEKLTLCKKYIKKVGVEIPAIPNMDDEISLIIQKINEIPVDFINLNELEYSETNYTNLLEKGFNEKNDYSSRMQGSQETALNAINLAKKHIIANNKEGYNLAIKMHYCPSTLKDSVQMKNRLINRAKNVAKEYELITDEGLLIKGIVKYDELIVAEKSTEDSNNPENNPFVQFLKYNELELGIDYEINTCKSEIYLNPILLEEIIEYIKENNIEAEKEFGEFRAYISEYYPTVDKLEVQRTPLITKKPKLNLKLRKKNLK; this is encoded by the coding sequence ATGGTACTTTTCATAACTGGACTTTGCAATAGAAAGTGCTATTACTGCCCCCTTTCCGAAAATCGTAAAAATAAGGACGTAATTTATGCAAACGAGAGGAAAATTAGTGGCATAGATGAAGCGATTGATGAAGCCAAAATATGTGGAAGCAAAGGAGTTGGCATAACTGGAGGGAACCCAATTCTAAAGATAGATAGAACTTGCGAATACTTAAAAGCTTTAAAAGACCATTTTGGAAAGGATTTTCACGCACATTTATACACAACATTAGAAATAACGGAAGAACACCTTCAAAAGTTAAAAGAAGCAGGACTAGACGAAATAAGACTACATCCAAGGATGGAAAACTTAAAAAATCAAGATAAAAAAGAAGATAAAAAAGAAGTAGAATTAAATAAACTCGTTGAAAAACTAACGCTATGTAAAAAATACATAAAAAAGGTGGGCGTTGAAATTCCTGCTATCCCTAATATGGACGATGAAATATCACTTATAATCCAAAAAATTAATGAAATACCTGTAGATTTTATTAATTTAAATGAATTGGAGTATTCTGAAACAAATTATACTAATTTATTGGAAAAAGGATTTAATGAAAAGAATGATTATTCTTCACGTATGCAGGGAAGCCAAGAAACGGCTTTAAATGCCATTAATCTAGCAAAAAAACATATTATTGCTAATAATAAAGAGGGTTATAATTTAGCCATTAAAATGCACTACTGCCCATCTACACTTAAAGATAGCGTTCAGATGAAAAATAGATTAATCAATCGGGCGAAAAACGTAGCAAAAGAGTACGAATTAATCACCGATGAAGGACTATTAATTAAGGGTATTGTAAAGTATGATGAATTAATTGTTGCTGAAAAAAGTACGGAAGATAGCAATAATCCGGAAAATAACCCTTTTGTACAGTTTTTAAAATATAACGAGTTAGAATTAGGTATTGATTATGAAATTAATACTTGCAAGTCTGAAATTTACCTAAATCCAATTTTATTGGAAGAAATTATTGAATATATAAAAGAAAATAATATCGAAGCTGAAAAAGAATTTGGCGAGTTTAGGGCGTACATATCCGAATATTATCCAACCGTTGATAAATTAGAGGTGCAAAGAACACCCCTTATAACAAAAAAGCCTAAATTAAATCTTAAACTTAGGAAAAAGAATTTAAAATAA
- a CDS encoding radical SAM protein, translating into MNQKMSKFAHITKVHPCYNEKLHDKIGRVHLPVAPKCNIACRYCKRCLGAESLCEERPGVAHHIMKPAEVEDYLSDLFKKMPNIKVIGIAGPGDSLFNKETFETLEILQDKFPEMVRCLSTNGLLLPKYAKKLADLGVKTVTVTVNAVDPKIQAQMCDWIYYEGKVLKGEEGAKVLIENQLEGVKKAYDYDLAVKINTVLVPEINMNHIVDIAKTYADYAFVQNIIPLIPMYKMENLRRPDCGEISGVRDSAEEFMTQFRACQQCRADAAGLLGEKKHMEQTKGKNLDIYDLKHFSH; encoded by the coding sequence ATGAATCAAAAAATGTCAAAATTTGCTCATATAACGAAAGTACATCCTTGTTATAACGAAAAATTGCACGATAAAATTGGTAGGGTGCACTTACCAGTGGCCCCAAAATGTAATATTGCGTGTAGATACTGTAAAAGATGCTTAGGTGCCGAATCACTCTGCGAAGAAAGACCAGGGGTGGCTCACCACATTATGAAACCTGCCGAAGTGGAAGACTACTTATCAGATTTGTTCAAAAAAATGCCTAACATTAAGGTTATTGGCATTGCAGGACCTGGAGACAGTTTATTCAACAAAGAAACCTTTGAAACTCTCGAAATATTACAAGATAAATTTCCTGAAATGGTAAGATGTTTATCTACAAACGGTTTATTACTTCCAAAATACGCAAAAAAACTTGCAGACCTAGGAGTTAAGACAGTTACAGTTACAGTAAATGCCGTAGACCCTAAAATACAAGCTCAAATGTGTGACTGGATATACTACGAAGGTAAGGTTTTAAAAGGAGAAGAAGGAGCAAAAGTTTTAATCGAAAACCAACTCGAAGGAGTTAAAAAGGCGTACGATTACGATTTAGCAGTTAAAATAAATACTGTTTTAGTGCCTGAAATAAATATGAACCACATTGTAGACATTGCGAAAACATACGCTGATTACGCATTTGTTCAGAACATCATTCCACTTATACCAATGTACAAAATGGAAAACTTAAGAAGACCAGATTGTGGAGAAATTAGCGGAGTTAGAGATAGTGCTGAAGAATTTATGACACAATTCAGAGCTTGCCAACAGTGTAGAGCAGATGCTGCAGGATTATTGGGCGAAAAGAAACATATGGAACAAACAAAAGGAAAAAATTTAGATATATATGATTTAAAGCATTTTTCACATTAA